Proteins found in one Pectobacterium atrosepticum genomic segment:
- a CDS encoding ABC transporter substrate-binding protein yields the protein MRKPRMMALAIALLMSGPVLAKENIDFMFPAPVDGKLTMEMTRIIKEYNQSQDQVEVRGIFTGSYDTTKVKAEAAAKAGDPPALVIMSANFTADLVIKDEILPMDELFKYGNEKATPFLTKNFWPALHQNAQVMGVTYAIPFHNSTPILYYNEDMLKKAGFNEPPKNWDEVAAVAKKLTDPAKGQWGIMIPSTNDDYGGWMLSALTRANGGAYYNADYPGEVYYNTASTKGALQFWRDLVYRDKAMPAGVLNSKQISAAFFSGKLGMAMLSTGALGFMRENTKDFSLGVAMMPEKERRGVTIGGASLVSFKGISEEKKKAAWQFMNYLVSPEVSGSWSRFTGYFAPRMAAYDLPEMKDYLAKDPRAAIALSQLQYAHPWYATYETVAVRKAMENQLAALLNDPAKKVDDAAAAAQKEADGIMKPYVDKTALRDVK from the coding sequence ATGCGTAAGCCTCGTATGATGGCGCTGGCGATAGCCTTGCTGATGTCTGGCCCTGTTCTGGCAAAAGAGAATATCGATTTTATGTTCCCCGCGCCGGTTGATGGCAAGCTGACGATGGAAATGACGCGCATCATCAAAGAGTACAACCAATCGCAGGATCAGGTTGAAGTGCGTGGGATCTTCACCGGCAGTTACGACACGACGAAAGTGAAAGCGGAAGCCGCCGCCAAAGCGGGCGATCCGCCAGCGCTGGTGATTATGTCTGCAAACTTCACCGCCGATCTGGTTATCAAGGATGAAATCCTGCCGATGGACGAGCTGTTCAAATACGGCAACGAAAAAGCCACGCCTTTCCTGACCAAAAATTTCTGGCCCGCGCTGCATCAGAACGCGCAGGTGATGGGGGTGACTTACGCGATCCCATTCCACAACTCGACGCCGATCCTCTATTACAACGAAGACATGCTGAAGAAGGCGGGCTTTAACGAACCGCCAAAAAATTGGGATGAAGTGGCTGCGGTCGCCAAGAAACTGACCGATCCGGCGAAAGGGCAGTGGGGCATCATGATCCCGTCCACGAACGATGACTACGGCGGCTGGATGCTGTCTGCGCTGACGCGTGCCAACGGCGGGGCGTATTACAATGCTGATTATCCGGGTGAAGTGTATTACAACACGGCATCGACCAAAGGTGCGCTTCAGTTCTGGCGTGATTTGGTGTACCGCGACAAAGCAATGCCTGCCGGTGTGCTGAATTCCAAGCAAATCAGCGCCGCGTTTTTCTCCGGCAAGTTGGGTATGGCGATGCTGAGCACCGGTGCGCTGGGCTTTATGCGCGAAAACACCAAAGATTTCTCGCTCGGTGTGGCGATGATGCCGGAAAAAGAGCGTCGTGGTGTGACCATCGGCGGCGCCAGTCTGGTGAGCTTCAAAGGGATTTCCGAGGAGAAGAAGAAAGCGGCCTGGCAGTTTATGAACTATCTGGTCAGTCCGGAAGTCAGCGGAAGCTGGAGCCGTTTTACCGGCTACTTCGCACCGCGTATGGCGGCCTACGATCTGCCAGAAATGAAAGACTATCTGGCGAAAGATCCGCGCGCAGCCATTGCGTTGTCACAGCTGCAATATGCCCATCCGTGGTACGCAACCTATGAAACGGTCGCGGTACGCAAAGCGATGGAAAATCAGCTGGCGGCGCTGTTAAACGATCCGGCGAAAAAGGTCGATGACGCTGCTGCCGCTGCACAGAAAGAGGCGGATGGCATCATGAAGCCTTACGTGGATAAAACCGCGTTGCGAGACGTGAAATAA
- a CDS encoding carbohydrate ABC transporter permease: MSAENQIVDVRSVKSQRGESRSVTNPLRVTTRFTLPLLLICAALLWVSPFIWMLSSSISASSFGVDMASLLPRLPLTFDNFRDAWDSADWLRLYTNTLIFAVGTFLVQLVTITTAGYIFAYHEFRGKTLLFYLLLIQMMIMPVVMMVPNMMTLKQLGLLNTLTGVMMPYFASAFGVFLMRQAFLNIAKEIEEAALMEGCRWWQVVFHVLIPMTWPSILAFATVSITYHWNEYLWPLMVLNDPDKQVLTIGLVSFAMGAESGGQWGLICAGTLLVCLPLMVAFVVFQKQFLSSFGFSGIK; encoded by the coding sequence ATGAGCGCTGAAAATCAGATCGTTGATGTTCGGAGCGTGAAAAGTCAGCGTGGTGAAAGCCGAAGTGTGACTAATCCTCTTCGTGTCACGACGCGTTTTACACTGCCGCTGCTGCTGATTTGTGCCGCGTTGCTGTGGGTCAGTCCGTTTATCTGGATGCTGTCTTCTTCCATCAGCGCCAGCAGCTTTGGCGTGGACATGGCCTCGCTGTTGCCGCGTCTACCGCTGACGTTCGATAACTTCCGCGATGCGTGGGACAGTGCCGACTGGTTACGGCTCTACACCAACACGCTGATCTTTGCGGTCGGCACGTTTCTGGTACAGCTGGTCACGATCACCACGGCGGGCTACATCTTCGCCTACCACGAATTCCGTGGCAAAACGCTGCTGTTCTATCTGCTGCTGATTCAAATGATGATCATGCCTGTCGTTATGATGGTGCCAAACATGATGACGCTTAAGCAGCTCGGCCTGCTCAATACCCTGACTGGCGTGATGATGCCGTATTTCGCTTCGGCATTTGGCGTGTTTCTGATGCGTCAGGCGTTTCTCAATATCGCTAAAGAAATCGAAGAAGCCGCGTTGATGGAAGGCTGCCGCTGGTGGCAGGTGGTGTTTCACGTCCTGATTCCTATGACCTGGCCGTCGATTCTGGCCTTCGCTACGGTCAGCATTACCTACCATTGGAACGAATATCTCTGGCCGCTGATGGTGCTCAATGACCCAGATAAACAGGTGCTGACCATCGGGCTGGTGTCGTTTGCGATGGGCGCAGAGTCCGGCGGACAGTGGGGATTGATCTGCGCGGGTACGTTGCTGGTGTGCCTGCCGCTGATGGTGGCCTTTGTGGTGTTCCAGAAGCAGTTCCTGAGCAGCTTCGGCTTCTCGGGTATTAAGTGA
- a CDS encoding sugar ABC transporter permease yields MRAKCFPYLVLLPTLVFLLAFTYFPLLRSVIDSLYDTRLNADTPLFVGLDNFARLVQDAVFWQALLNNVLYILMTVVPGVLLALLLAVLLWENTRVNRWLRTAFFFPMIIPLVSAATLWLFIFMPGLGLLDYYLAKVFGPMNNNYLGMSDSALVAVSVIGIWKFAGYYMLFFLAGLQAISTSAREAALMEGASRRQVFFYVTLPLLRPTIAFVVTIAFIYAITQIDHVAVMTRGGPNNATTVLLYYIQDLANDTHDLGKASAATFLTLALLFAFSIMNLKVLEKGAHYER; encoded by the coding sequence ATGCGTGCAAAATGCTTTCCCTACCTTGTGCTGTTGCCGACGCTGGTTTTTTTGCTTGCCTTCACTTATTTCCCCCTGCTGCGCTCGGTCATCGACAGTCTGTATGACACCCGTTTGAATGCAGATACGCCGCTGTTCGTCGGGTTGGATAATTTTGCGCGTCTGGTGCAGGACGCGGTGTTCTGGCAGGCGTTGCTGAACAACGTGCTGTATATCCTGATGACGGTCGTGCCCGGCGTGCTGTTGGCGCTGTTGCTAGCGGTGCTGCTGTGGGAAAACACGCGCGTGAATCGCTGGCTGCGTACCGCCTTTTTCTTTCCGATGATTATTCCGTTGGTCAGTGCTGCGACGCTGTGGTTGTTCATCTTTATGCCGGGGCTGGGGCTGCTGGATTACTATCTGGCGAAAGTGTTCGGCCCAATGAATAACAACTATCTCGGTATGAGCGACAGCGCGCTGGTGGCGGTGAGCGTCATTGGTATCTGGAAATTTGCTGGCTACTACATGCTGTTTTTTCTCGCCGGTCTGCAAGCTATTTCTACCTCTGCACGCGAGGCGGCGCTGATGGAAGGAGCCTCGCGGCGTCAGGTGTTTTTCTACGTCACGCTGCCGCTGCTGCGGCCAACCATCGCCTTTGTAGTGACCATCGCTTTTATCTACGCCATTACACAGATCGACCACGTTGCCGTGATGACGCGCGGCGGGCCGAATAACGCCACGACCGTGCTGCTTTATTACATTCAGGATCTGGCGAATGACACCCACGATCTGGGCAAAGCCTCTGCGGCCACCTTCCTGACGCTGGCGCTGCTGTTCGCCTTTTCCATCATGAACCTGAAAGTACTGGAGAAGGGGGCACATTATGAGCGCTGA
- a CDS encoding ABC transporter ATP-binding protein — protein sequence MAVIQLRNISKRFEHMQALASLSLDIADGEFLVLVGPSGCGKSTLLRMLAGLEDVSDGQILLGDDDITTWSPKQRNFSMIFQNYALFPHLTVEQNITFGMRMRGEPKAEYPQRVQRVASLLQLEPLLKRKPGKLSGGQRQRVAMARAIVRDPRLFLMDEPLSNLDARLRSDVRDGIMDLHRQLKTTTVYVTHDQIEAMTMADRIAVLDRGVLQQVGTPEQLYSYPANVFVAGFIGTPAMNMVTLVCSEGHAFLQALPVVLPVSEETRSLTSVLLGIRPEHITEHAASDGDLSLSGTVKQRELFGAEYLIHVDTPLGNIRYRRPNRDGVPNIGASVVLHFSPQDCHWFSGQTARNLSQEKRNA from the coding sequence ATGGCCGTGATTCAGTTACGCAATATCAGTAAACGCTTTGAACACATGCAGGCGCTGGCGTCGCTGTCGTTAGATATCGCCGACGGTGAGTTTCTGGTGCTGGTCGGGCCGTCAGGCTGTGGCAAAAGTACGCTGCTGCGTATGCTGGCCGGTCTGGAAGACGTGAGCGATGGGCAAATCCTTCTGGGCGACGACGACATTACGACGTGGAGCCCGAAGCAGCGTAATTTCTCGATGATCTTCCAGAACTACGCGTTGTTTCCGCATTTGACCGTTGAGCAGAACATCACCTTTGGCATGCGGATGCGCGGCGAACCGAAGGCCGAATATCCACAGCGGGTACAGCGCGTTGCCAGCCTGCTTCAGCTTGAGCCGTTACTCAAACGCAAACCGGGAAAACTGTCCGGTGGTCAGCGTCAGCGCGTGGCGATGGCGCGTGCGATCGTGCGCGATCCTCGCTTGTTTTTGATGGATGAACCACTGTCGAATCTGGATGCTCGCCTGCGCAGCGATGTGCGGGACGGCATTATGGATCTGCATCGGCAGTTGAAAACCACCACCGTCTACGTCACGCACGATCAGATCGAGGCAATGACGATGGCGGACAGGATCGCCGTGCTGGATCGTGGTGTGTTGCAACAGGTCGGTACGCCGGAACAGCTGTATTCTTACCCGGCTAACGTCTTTGTCGCCGGATTTATCGGCACGCCCGCAATGAACATGGTGACGCTGGTATGTTCCGAAGGTCACGCGTTTTTACAAGCATTGCCTGTGGTGCTGCCCGTCAGTGAAGAAACACGTTCATTAACCAGTGTGCTGCTAGGGATTCGTCCTGAGCATATTACCGAACACGCCGCGTCAGACGGCGATTTGTCATTGTCGGGAACGGTGAAGCAACGGGAGCTGTTTGGCGCGGAGTATCTGATTCATGTGGATACGCCGTTGGGAAATATTCGCTACCGTCGTCCAAATCGCGATGGCGTGCCGAACATCGGCGCGTCCGTTGTGCTTCATTTTTCACCGCAGGATTGTCATTGGTTTTCTGGGCAAACCGCCCGTAATTTATCCCAGGAGAAAAGAAATGCGTAA
- the gcvP gene encoding aminomethyl-transferring glycine dehydrogenase, whose amino-acid sequence MTQTLSQLEHDGAFIERHIGPSVSQQQHMLSVVGATSLDALIRQIVPADIQLPSPPAVGEAVTEHEALAELKAIAGRNQRYKSYIGMGYSAVLMPPVILRNVLENPGWYTAYTPYQPEVSQGRLEALLNFQQVTQDLTGLDLASASLLDEATAAAEAMAMAKRISKIKQAERFFVADDVHPQTLDVVRTRAETFGFEIVVGKAEEALKDDAVFGVLLQQAGTTGELHDYSDLMAALKARKVVSCVASDIMALVLLTAPGKQGADIVFGSAQRFGVPMGYGGPHAAFFACRDEHKRAMPGRIIGVSRDAAGNTAFRMAMQTREQHIRREKANSNICTSQVLLANIAGMYAVFHGPEGLKRIAGRIHRLTDILAAGLTQGGLLLRHRSWFDTLTIEVADKDVVLSRALSFGINLRSDLASAVGITLDEATTREDVLALFAVLLGDDHGLDIEALDASIAQEVATIPAGLLRHDGILSHPVFNRYHSETEMMRYLHRLARKDLALNQAMIPLGSCTMKLNAAAEMLPITWPEFAELHPFCPPEQALGYRQMIEQLSGWLVQLTGYDAVCMQPNSGAQGEYAGLLAIRRYHESRNEAGRHLCLIPSSAHGTNPASAQMAGMEVVVVACDKQGNIDLHDLREKAQAAGEQLSCIMVTYPSTHGVYEETIREVCQIVHQYGGQVYLDGANMNAQVGITTPGYIGADVSHLNLHKTFCIPHGGGGPGMGPIGVKAHLAPFVPGHQVVKIDGVLTDQGAVSAAPFGSASILPISWMYIRMMGAEGLKQASQMAILNANYIATRLQQAYPVLYTGRDGRVAHECILDIRPLKESTGISEMDIAKRLIDYGFHAPTMSFPVAGTLMVEPTESESQVEIDRFIDAMLAIRAEINRVAQGEWPLDDNPLVNAPHTQAELVADWAHPYSRELAVFPVGSEHKYWPSVKRLDDVYGDRNLFCSCVPMSDYA is encoded by the coding sequence ATGACCCAGACACTCAGTCAACTCGAACATGACGGCGCGTTTATCGAGCGCCATATCGGTCCTTCCGTCAGCCAGCAGCAGCACATGCTGTCGGTGGTGGGGGCGACGTCGCTGGATGCGCTGATTCGCCAGATTGTCCCGGCGGACATTCAACTGCCTAGCCCGCCAGCGGTGGGGGAAGCCGTGACGGAACATGAGGCGTTAGCTGAGCTGAAGGCCATTGCAGGACGCAATCAACGTTACAAGAGCTATATCGGCATGGGCTATAGCGCCGTGCTGATGCCGCCAGTGATTTTACGTAACGTGCTGGAAAACCCAGGTTGGTACACCGCCTATACGCCGTACCAGCCAGAAGTCTCTCAGGGGCGTCTTGAAGCGCTGCTGAATTTCCAGCAGGTCACTCAGGATTTAACCGGCTTGGATCTGGCTTCTGCCTCGTTGCTGGATGAAGCCACTGCCGCTGCGGAAGCGATGGCAATGGCAAAACGCATCAGTAAAATCAAACAGGCAGAACGCTTCTTCGTTGCCGATGATGTGCACCCGCAAACGCTGGATGTCGTGCGTACCCGTGCGGAAACGTTCGGTTTTGAAATTGTGGTCGGCAAGGCTGAAGAGGCGCTGAAAGACGATGCGGTGTTTGGCGTACTGCTGCAACAGGCAGGAACCACGGGCGAACTGCACGATTACAGCGACCTGATGGCCGCACTGAAAGCGCGTAAGGTCGTCAGCTGTGTGGCGTCGGATATCATGGCGTTGGTACTGCTGACCGCACCGGGCAAGCAGGGCGCGGATATCGTCTTCGGTTCCGCACAGCGTTTCGGCGTGCCGATGGGCTACGGCGGCCCACACGCGGCGTTCTTCGCCTGTCGTGATGAACATAAACGTGCCATGCCGGGCCGTATTATCGGCGTGTCGCGCGATGCGGCGGGCAATACCGCGTTTCGCATGGCGATGCAGACGCGTGAACAGCATATTCGCCGCGAGAAGGCGAACTCCAATATTTGTACTTCGCAGGTGTTGCTGGCCAACATTGCGGGGATGTATGCGGTATTCCACGGGCCGGAAGGGCTCAAACGTATTGCGGGGCGGATCCATCGTCTGACTGACATTCTGGCGGCAGGATTAACGCAGGGCGGGCTGCTGCTGCGCCATCGCAGCTGGTTCGACACGCTAACTATTGAGGTTGCGGACAAGGACGTGGTACTGAGCCGCGCATTAAGTTTTGGCATCAATCTGCGCAGCGATTTAGCGAGTGCCGTGGGTATCACGCTGGATGAAGCGACCACGCGTGAAGACGTGCTGGCGCTGTTCGCGGTGCTATTAGGTGACGATCACGGGCTGGATATTGAAGCGCTTGATGCATCCATCGCTCAAGAGGTCGCGACGATCCCGGCTGGGTTGCTGCGCCATGATGGGATCCTGTCGCATCCGGTTTTCAACCGCTATCACAGCGAAACCGAGATGATGCGCTATCTGCACCGTCTGGCGCGTAAGGATCTGGCGCTGAATCAAGCGATGATTCCGCTCGGATCTTGCACCATGAAGCTTAACGCGGCGGCGGAAATGTTGCCGATTACCTGGCCGGAATTTGCCGAACTGCACCCATTCTGCCCGCCGGAACAGGCGCTGGGTTATCGTCAGATGATCGAGCAGTTATCGGGTTGGCTGGTGCAACTGACGGGTTATGATGCAGTTTGCATGCAGCCCAATTCGGGCGCACAGGGTGAATATGCGGGACTGCTGGCGATCCGTCGCTATCATGAAAGCCGCAATGAAGCGGGTCGTCATCTCTGCCTGATCCCTAGCTCCGCGCACGGAACTAACCCAGCATCGGCGCAGATGGCGGGGATGGAGGTGGTGGTAGTTGCCTGTGACAAACAGGGCAACATCGACCTGCACGATCTGCGTGAGAAGGCGCAGGCAGCGGGTGAACAGCTTTCCTGCATCATGGTGACCTATCCGTCTACCCACGGCGTCTATGAAGAGACGATTCGCGAAGTGTGCCAGATCGTGCATCAATACGGCGGTCAGGTGTATCTGGACGGCGCGAATATGAACGCACAGGTCGGCATTACGACGCCGGGCTACATTGGCGCGGACGTATCGCACCTGAACCTGCATAAAACTTTCTGTATTCCGCACGGTGGTGGCGGTCCGGGTATGGGGCCGATTGGCGTGAAAGCGCATCTGGCACCGTTTGTACCGGGTCATCAGGTGGTCAAAATTGATGGTGTGCTGACGGATCAGGGCGCTGTCTCTGCGGCACCGTTCGGCAGCGCTTCTATCCTGCCGATTAGCTGGATGTACATCCGCATGATGGGCGCGGAAGGGCTGAAGCAAGCCAGCCAGATGGCGATCCTGAACGCTAACTATATCGCGACACGCTTGCAGCAGGCGTATCCGGTGCTTTATACCGGCCGTGACGGTCGTGTCGCGCACGAGTGCATTCTGGATATTCGTCCACTCAAAGAAAGTACGGGCATCAGCGAAATGGATATTGCCAAACGTCTAATTGATTACGGTTTCCATGCGCCGACCATGTCGTTCCCAGTAGCGGGTACGCTGATGGTGGAACCGACGGAATCAGAAAGTCAGGTGGAGATCGACCGCTTTATTGATGCGATGCTGGCGATCCGTGCCGAAATCAATCGCGTTGCGCAGGGCGAATGGCCGCTGGACGACAACCCGCTGGTCAATGCCCCGCACACGCAGGCAGAGCTGGTTGCCGACTGGGCGCATCCATACAGCCGCGAGCTAGCGGTATTCCCGGTAGGTAGCGAACACAAATACTGGCCGAGCGTGAAGCGTCTGGACGATGTTTACGGCGACCGTAACCTGTTCTGCTCGTGTGTGCCGATGAGCGACTATGCGTAA
- a CDS encoding transcriptional regulator — MSVHSPSANTPSDMAEPCPMVNFVNLIAGKWAIPILYRLIVIGEPVRFSALQRAIAPITQKELTRQLRLFEQRKLVQRKVYAEVPPRVEYQITPLGKSLQPTLDSLADWMRTHGKTLADGG, encoded by the coding sequence ATGTCTGTTCACAGCCCATCAGCAAATACGCCATCTGACATGGCAGAACCGTGCCCAATGGTAAATTTCGTCAACCTCATCGCGGGAAAATGGGCGATACCCATACTGTACCGCCTGATCGTGATCGGCGAACCCGTACGCTTCAGTGCACTACAACGCGCTATCGCCCCTATCACTCAGAAGGAACTGACACGACAACTGCGCCTGTTTGAACAGCGCAAGCTGGTGCAACGTAAGGTGTATGCAGAAGTGCCACCGCGAGTGGAGTACCAGATCACTCCACTGGGCAAATCGCTCCAGCCAACGCTGGATTCACTGGCAGACTGGATGAGGACACATGGCAAAACATTGGCTGATGGTGGCTAA
- a CDS encoding MFS transporter, with translation MPTTSCYYKNNRNFWIFGAFFFLYFFIMATCFPFLPIWLSDVIGLNKTDTGIVFSFLSLFAILFQPFLGILSDKLGMKKHLLWVISVLLLFFAPFFLYVFAPLLKINVILGALVGGLYIGFSFSAGAGAIEAYIERISRQHHFEYGKARMFGCFGWGICASTAGMLFNINPDIVFWMGSGSAIILIVLLCLAKTESNPTAAVMDSLGANTSPFSVKLALGLLANRQFWLLVLYVVGVACIYDVYDQQFANFFKSFFNSQEQGNQIFGFVTTAGEAANALVMFCTPWLIGRIGAKNALLVAGTIMSIRILGSACATSITEVIILKMLHAFEVPLLLIGIFKYIASTFDSRLSATIYLVGFQFAKQFMAIFLSSAAGNLYDRIGFNQTYLILGGIALTFTAISAFTLSSSRSTTNMHSQVPR, from the coding sequence GTTCTTCTTTCTTTATTTTTTCATCATGGCGACGTGCTTTCCGTTTTTGCCGATTTGGCTGTCGGACGTCATCGGGCTCAACAAAACCGATACCGGTATCGTCTTTTCCTTCCTGTCTTTGTTCGCGATCCTGTTTCAACCGTTCCTCGGCATTCTGTCCGACAAGCTGGGCATGAAGAAGCACCTGCTCTGGGTGATCTCCGTGCTCTTGCTCTTCTTTGCCCCTTTCTTTCTCTATGTCTTCGCCCCGCTGTTAAAAATCAACGTGATACTAGGTGCCTTAGTCGGCGGCCTGTATATCGGGTTCTCTTTCAGTGCGGGCGCCGGTGCCATTGAAGCCTATATCGAACGCATCAGCCGACAGCACCATTTTGAGTACGGTAAGGCGCGCATGTTTGGCTGCTTTGGCTGGGGAATCTGTGCTTCAACAGCGGGAATGCTGTTTAACATCAATCCCGATATTGTGTTTTGGATGGGATCCGGGTCGGCGATTATTTTGATCGTGTTGCTGTGTCTGGCGAAGACGGAAAGCAACCCGACCGCCGCCGTCATGGACTCGCTCGGTGCCAATACTTCACCTTTTAGTGTGAAGCTGGCATTAGGCCTGCTGGCCAACCGTCAGTTCTGGTTGCTGGTACTATACGTGGTCGGCGTCGCCTGTATTTATGACGTCTACGATCAGCAATTCGCTAATTTCTTTAAATCGTTTTTTAACTCGCAGGAGCAGGGCAATCAGATCTTTGGCTTTGTCACCACGGCTGGGGAAGCAGCGAATGCGCTGGTGATGTTCTGCACACCGTGGCTGATCGGGCGGATCGGTGCCAAAAATGCGCTGCTGGTGGCGGGAACGATTATGTCGATCAGGATTTTGGGCTCAGCCTGTGCCACGTCTATCACAGAAGTCATCATCCTGAAAATGCTGCACGCCTTCGAGGTGCCGCTACTGCTTATCGGGATTTTCAAATACATCGCCAGTACGTTTGATTCGCGCTTGTCGGCCACGATCTATCTGGTGGGCTTCCAGTTCGCTAAACAGTTCATGGCGATATTTCTCTCCTCCGCCGCGGGCAATCTGTACGATCGTATCGGCTTCAACCAGACTTACCTGATTCTTGGTGGTATAGCCCTCACCTTTACAGCGATCTCCGCCTTTACGCTGTCATCTTCACGCAGCACGACGAATATGCATTCTCAGGTGCCCCGTTGA
- a CDS encoding SDR family oxidoreductase — MKRLQDKFALITGGTSGIGIETARQFLAEGATVAITGRDEKALARAQAELGHSTLAIRCDAGDIRAQHDLAQTLAQQWPRLDVLYANAGDVTHRSLEDWDEAAWDRLMATNLKGPFFLVQALLPLLNNPSSVILCGSTSAHIGLPQSSAYAASKAGLLSLARTLSAELVTRGIRVNGLSPGPTETPALDKLGLSPEQQRAMQEQIRQLVPIGRMGTPWELAKAAVFLASDESRFVVGTELLVDGGVANL; from the coding sequence ATGAAACGGCTACAAGATAAGTTTGCTTTGATCACGGGTGGCACCAGCGGCATTGGGATAGAAACTGCACGTCAGTTTCTGGCTGAAGGGGCGACGGTCGCGATTACTGGACGCGATGAGAAAGCGCTGGCGCGTGCGCAGGCTGAGTTAGGCCATTCTACGTTGGCGATCCGTTGCGATGCTGGAGATATCCGCGCCCAGCATGATCTGGCGCAGACGCTGGCACAACAATGGCCTCGTCTTGACGTGTTGTATGCCAATGCAGGCGATGTCACCCATCGTTCCTTGGAAGACTGGGATGAAGCGGCCTGGGATCGACTCATGGCAACCAATCTCAAAGGGCCATTCTTTCTGGTTCAGGCACTACTTCCGCTGCTGAATAACCCGTCTTCGGTGATCCTGTGTGGATCAACCAGTGCCCATATCGGTCTACCGCAGAGCAGCGCCTACGCCGCGAGTAAAGCGGGATTACTCTCTCTGGCGCGTACGCTATCGGCTGAGCTGGTGACGCGTGGCATTCGGGTTAACGGCTTGAGTCCCGGCCCCACAGAAACGCCCGCGCTTGATAAGCTGGGTCTCTCTCCCGAACAGCAACGTGCCATGCAGGAACAAATTCGACAGTTGGTGCCGATTGGCCGTATGGGAACGCCCTGGGAGCTGGCGAAGGCAGCCGTTTTCCTTGCCTCCGACGAGTCCCGCTTTGTTGTTGGAACGGAACTGCTGGTCGATGGTGGTGTTGCCAATCTGTAG
- a CDS encoding phosphodiesterase, translating to MLLAQISDLHFRSEGRKLYEFIDINGENAKVINQLNALSERPDAVVISGDIVNCGRPQEYQVAQRVLQMLDYPLYVIPGNHDDKQHFLNAMRPLCPQLGDDPENIRYAVDDFPMRLLFIDTSLTGQAKGWLTPSTLGWLEQQLQDHSTRETAIFMHHPPLPLGSAHMDRIACENGHELLTLIERFPQLTRIFCGHTHRLIMTQHRQAIIATVPGTVHQVPYFYYDDTSYYNLEPASIVMHRYVPVTGLVSYCQSIASNTGPYLYDPRISCPVDA from the coding sequence ATGTTGCTGGCTCAGATTTCCGATCTGCATTTTCGCAGTGAAGGGCGCAAGCTCTATGAGTTTATTGATATTAACGGGGAAAATGCCAAAGTCATCAATCAGCTGAACGCGCTGAGCGAGCGGCCGGACGCGGTGGTCATTAGCGGCGACATCGTCAACTGTGGGCGTCCGCAGGAGTATCAGGTTGCCCAGCGCGTGTTGCAGATGCTGGATTATCCGCTGTACGTGATTCCGGGCAATCATGATGACAAGCAGCATTTCCTCAACGCGATGCGTCCACTTTGCCCGCAATTGGGCGATGATCCAGAAAATATCCGCTATGCGGTGGATGATTTTCCGATGCGCCTGCTGTTCATCGATACCAGTTTGACTGGGCAGGCGAAAGGCTGGCTGACGCCATCCACGCTAGGCTGGCTGGAACAGCAATTGCAGGATCACTCAACGCGTGAAACGGCGATCTTCATGCACCACCCGCCGCTGCCGTTGGGATCGGCGCATATGGATCGTATCGCCTGCGAAAATGGGCACGAGCTGCTGACGCTGATCGAGCGTTTCCCACAGCTTACGCGGATCTTCTGCGGCCATACGCATCGGCTGATTATGACGCAGCATCGGCAGGCGATTATTGCTACGGTGCCGGGCACCGTCCATCAAGTGCCGTATTTCTACTATGACGACACGTCATACTACAACCTGGAACCTGCCAGCATTGTCATGCACCGCTATGTGCCGGTAACCGGGCTAGTGAGCTACTGCCAGTCGATCGCGTCGAACACCGGTCCTTACCTCTACGATCCACGCATCAGCTGTCCGGTGGATGCGTAA
- the gcvH gene encoding glycine cleavage system protein GcvH, with the protein MSNVPAELKYATSHEWVLHEGGGIYSVGITEHAQELLGDMVFIDLPEVGTVVAAGDDCAVAESVKAASDIYAPISGEIVEINEDLESSPELVNSAPYTDGWLFRIKISDESDLDELLDAEGYQASLEEDE; encoded by the coding sequence ATGAGCAATGTACCAGCAGAATTAAAATACGCTACGTCACACGAATGGGTACTGCATGAAGGCGGCGGTATCTATAGCGTGGGGATTACCGAACACGCGCAGGAACTTCTGGGTGATATGGTGTTTATCGATTTACCTGAAGTGGGCACGGTGGTCGCGGCAGGTGATGACTGCGCGGTGGCGGAGTCGGTAAAAGCGGCCTCGGATATTTACGCGCCCATCAGCGGTGAGATCGTGGAAATTAACGAGGATCTGGAAAGCTCCCCTGAGCTGGTTAACAGCGCGCCTTATACCGACGGCTGGCTGTTCCGTATCAAAATTTCTGATGAGTCTGATTTGGATGAACTGCTTGATGCCGAAGGCTATCAGGCGTCATTAGAAGAAGACGAGTAG